AGCAGACCCGTCAGCAGGGACATCACCCGCATGTGACTGCTCAGAGGGGTGGTCGGGGAGAAGGAGAGCTTtgggacaaaacacacacacacacgcacacaaacacaaacacacaagttaGAACACTGGAACCCAACAGACCCCTTCTCAAACACAGATCGGCCTGTTATGTCAGATTGTGTGATCTGCTATGCAATTTTAGTTAATCTAATTAGTGTCGCGATCATGCAACAAAAGCCGCATATGGGCATGTCCTGTAACAAACTTCCAGAGGCTGGCGAGTTTGACCAAAGTCCTTCAATTTTAATGGAAACACAAGGACTGAGAGGACCTAGTGAGAGCAGGTTCCTGGACAAGTTCCCACCTCCTTAGGTTTTACCCTGAACGCCCATATGGAAACGAGCCTATATTAGGAGGATAGATCACTTCAGCCAACTATAGCCTAATGCTTAACGGCAGTAGGTAGGACAATGTCTGGTACAACCTAAAATCTAAAAGCAAAGAATATGCCATTTTAACATTGACCTACATGTAACATGTCCATAACCTGCAATCATAACCTgacaacaaataaaaacaagtcCCTGGAGACCTAGCTTCTCAGATGCACAACATGAGCAGCTCCCTGCATGACCAACACTCTAGGCCTCACATGCTTTAGCCAGATACTATTAATAGAGGCAGACCTGAAAAAGATATGGCCTACCGTTGTCACTCATTTAAAAAGATTTACTGTCTCATAGCACAGCAATTTGTAACAGTTTATACTGTATTATTGTAGTGTTTCAGCGTTAGCCCCTTCACTGTGAAGTGTTTTGGGTGACTTGAAAAGCACTATACAAATGCaatgcgttgtgttgtgttgtggctaTGCAAGTAAGAAAGTGTAAAGACAGGCTCGGAGCAAGACTAAGAAAGAGCAGATGAGCAGATTTTCAGAGTCTTCCTACATTTACACGACTCATGGCATCCCCAAGCCcccaaataataatataataataataataatctttatttatatagcacttttcaaaacaaagttacaaagtgctgtAAACTTCAAAACTCCCTTCGGTTTCACCACACCTGTTAGTACATTAGAATGCAAACTCCCTTTTGTGTTTACACTAGAGAGCAACAAGTGCCCAATTTAACTCACATATTCAAAGCGGTCCTTGCATAACTGAACCATGAGGTGGAGGAAGATGAGAGCAGCGAACCAGAGGCACCACATGACCACCTCTTCCACGGTCTGCACGTTCAGGACTCCAAAAATAAAGATGAACTTGTAGAAGATGAAGTTCCAAAACTTGTCTTTCAAGTGCTAGACAGATCAGGACAAGAACAGAGTCAGAAAGCTAGAAACTTATGGCAAAGGTTATCCAAGCGAACAGATGTCGCCCTGGTCTGAGATAAAACAGTGGACAGCAGTATGGCATCTAAAGACCACCTGAGGTGGAAGGCACAACAAGTAATACTAACAAGACAAGTTCATAACTTGGTACACACGAGCCTTCATTTTTTGGTCTCAAGACTAGAGGGAGAGGTAACCACCACAACTGAGACAACTTTAACACTTCTACACCTAGTAAACTTTACAGAAGGGGCTCGCTCCTAATATAGCTGACCTCACACTAGAAAAGCAGTAGCCTACCAGTCCCATGCAAGAAGCCTGCATTCTCATAGTTACTCGGCATCATAGAGCGGCAGTTTTTCTACTCATGTGTATTTAAATCATTCCCTTATTAAATGCCTCTTTTTTGATGTATTATGGCTGACTGGAGCATGAATTGAATGAATAATCATACCTGCTTTTCACTGACTCTGAGGGCTCCAAAAATCATCCATTGGATCATTTTGGCAATGACCATAAGAGTGCAACAAGCGGTGTTGACAAGCACCTTAGGGTAAAATCAAAATTAGGTTTGTATAAATGAGGCACGACAGCATATCTGACAAGACATCAATCTTATTTGAATGTGCATTTACGGACAAAATACTGTTCATATGAAGCTTACCCAAACATAAACACTGTCATTAACAAGGTACCACAGGACTGTGGACAACATAACTTCACTGTCCACATCTTGATCAGGGTGCTGGAGAGTGTCAACAGAGCCAGGGGCTTCATCCAAAGATGACGACTTCAGCCTAAAATCTGTCAGGGTGCTGTAAGCGCTGTAGATACTTCCTGTCAACAGGACTACGCTGAGCGCTATGTAGGTTTGCAAACTGGGCCATGGCAATCTCTCCAAAAACATCAGTGGCATTGCAACTTAAAGCGTGTGGGGAATAAATAATGTCCAAATCCTCACAGTCTTACAGAGTTTAGATCCTTGGAACTCCAAACAAGTTCGTCTGCCAATGTAAATAAGTTTCCGCGCCAACTGCGCGGAAAAACTTTACTTGTCAACACGTTCAGTCAGACAGTCAGCTGCGTGGACCAGACAGCTGGATAACTAATATTAAGCTAGCGagcgagctagctagctaactgttaaCTAGGTTAATTCGAGGCTAATCATCGCTGAAAGTTCCAACACAATAAAATGAGTTAAGGTTAGACTAATATACTAAGGTTGTAATCAAATGTTTTTGCCAGGGCCTGCCTAGATCTCTAAATTCAGGAAATTGGCCTCACAAAATTATGTTATGAGATGGGCAGCGCCAGCAAACCACAATTGGCAAATGTATCGCTAACGTTTCTAACCCTAAGCTAGCTTTCCACAAACTATCACTTTGCAGCTAACCTCCGCGTTTAGCTGTTTCTAGCTTTCCTATGGGACAACTATCTCTCGTTAGATTTTGAACAAGATTAACCACCGCGACAGATGTATCACGATTATGGACAGCAGTTGAATATATGAAAAACATATATTTGCGTTAGCAAATACTAGCTATCACATGAATGATCAACCTAAGGCTCACCTGACCTGGCTAGCAAACTTAGCAGCTTCGGTTCAAGGATACCATGACAGATACGCGTAGATATGTACGTCAGAGTTTGAAACGGCGCATTACAAGAATCTAGCTTTAGGGTTGCATCTACCAAATGCGTTCCTTGAGTATGTCAATCTCACTGTCCGATATGTTTGACTCAGGTGGCTTATCCCAGCATAGTCCCCAAACATTATTCTTCTCCGACGACTATACCACAGACCTAGAGAGTGCTTCGTGCGAGAAGACTAGACAATTTCAAAGTGGAAAGTGGTATCTatgctgccacctactggctTGAGTACATAATGCCACCAGGACTAATATGTATCAAACTAATAGAAATCTATGTATCAAACCTAACTTCATTCATAATGACAGTCAAGCCACACATTAGTCTTGGTAATTGTATTTAAtattatactgtgtgtgttcacattgaCCAAAGTTGATGAGCACACTACATCAACTTTcttgttaggctacatgcatcactctcatcagaccaagctgTCAGCCACATAAGCCCCTATAGGCCTATTATATGCATACTTCACTACTGAATATAATTAATTTAATTGAACTTCGATTTGATCTAActaaatttaattgaattaACACTTTAATTTTTTAATGTCTGAGCTCAATTTAAAATATTTAACCCATAGACAGGGGGTCAGTGAAATAATGTTCAATAGACTAAGTTAAAGTTTTGCTGTATAATTTCAAAAATGCATATAGATGATGACCATTTGCACCAATAAAACTAGCAAACGGTGTCCATTGTTCCCACCCATATTAACAATAACTCATATGTTTGTGACAGATCACATCAATGTTTCATGAATCACTTGAATTACTCACTTCACTTCAATGAATAAACCATTTCTAGCTGCTTAGAAATGCGTGTCAGTTCACATCATCAAATTATGCCATCCAAAATagttgtcacattcagcaatcatctcatgaccgctagctgcccattccttgagtacactgtaaaaagaaGGGGAAGGGGAATGTTCTCCCTCAAAAGGGGTCCCTGCAGTTTGGCAACCTCTGATCTAGGCTATTGCACTTGTTTGGATATCCCTGGTAATTAAATGAAGTTGTATAAGCCTATTTTGTCACCATCCAGATTCCAGACATAACTTGCATTTGCTGGTTAAGAGACAAACCACATTACATATGAACAAAAATAACTTGATAATAAATGATGTCAAGAACAGAATATGCATCTAATAAGTATAGGGTATTTCCTGACACTGCTGTGACATAAGTAGACACACACCCTGTTTTGCAGAAGTGAATCACAAGAGCAGAGTAAGGGTTGCTGAGTAAGAACAATTCAAAAGGAACTAATGTAGACAATGGTTTGTGTGACCAGTGAACATTGATTTGATTTAGAGCACGCAACATGAATGCCTCCGGACCTTCCAACCTCAATAGCACAGCATTGGATGAGTGGTCTATGGCAAGTACATCTGTGGCTTGCATGATTCTGAGTCTGTCCTTCCTGGTAGGGGCTCCCGGGAATCTACTGGTGATTTGGACCATCCTGAAGCACATCAAGCTGCGTTCCCACACAGTGGTGCTCATCCTCCATCTGGCTGTCGCGGATCTTCTGGTGCTGTTCACCCTGCCCCTGTGGATCTACTCCCTGGCAAACTCCTGGGTCTTTGGGAACGCTACTTGCAAAGCCATAACTTACATCATTACTGCTTGCATGTACAGCAGTGTGTTTCTCATCAGCATTATGAGTATAGAGCGCTACGTGGCCATCCACTACCCTTTCAAAATGCGTGGCTGGAAAGGTTTGGATATGCTGTACAAATGTTTGGGAGTCATGTGGTTTGTGTCTTTTCTATTGGGAATTCCAGTGATCCTGATCCATTACGTGGATGAGACTGATGATGGTACTCTTCAGTGCATTTTCAAAAATTATACCTCTGTGAACCAAGAGCTGTTTTGCCTCTGCCTAGAATCCTCTGTTGGCTTTGTGATTCCATTTTCCATTTTGGCCATCAGCTATTGTCAGGTGGCCACACAGCTAAAGCAGCTACACTCCGCCACCAAACAGAGGTCAACTGTTCTGATCAGCAGTGTGGTGGTGGCCTTTGCCCTTCTCTGGCTTCCTCATCACATCCTCAATGTCATCGACGTTATCATCCTGTCCACGGAGAACTCTGACTCTACACCAGACTACAGAGATAATTTTGTGCTCATTGCAGGCGCCCTGGCCTTTATCAGCAGTTCTGTGAACCCTGTGCTGTATGCTTTTGCGGCACGAAATTTCCAGGGTGGACTTAGGGGGTCTGGCTTTGTGAAACTGTTCCTTGACATAGCCTCCAATTCTTTAAAAGCCAAAGAGAATTCAAAGGTTCAAGATTGCACAGCACAAACTGAAGTATAACAGGTTACAGGAGAAATAGgtccctccctcctctgccGTCCCCACACATACTTCCTGATGTTTCCCACTGTGCAAAAATACCTATTTTGGACGTCCAACTTCAGGTGCAGATTGTAACGCCAGATGAAGTCTTTTTTCCCGACGTCCAGTATTGACATCCACAGAACCTCTCTATAACGTCCAAAATAGGTTACATAGTCCTATTGAAGTCCAAATGCATGGGGTCATGGTTAGACATCAAAATAGCGGACGTTTACACATCCTGCAGTCTTCCAGAATTGGTCTTGGACAGACGGATGCAATAAAGACATGATCTGCATGTCCATCAGACGTCTAATGATGTATAATGTTTAGTGGGAATGTTAATGACTGAATCAATGACTGAGCTGATTTgaccaaaaataaacaaacattaacattgttCTCATTAGTCCATTACTGACTGTTCCATTTTATCAGATAATTTCATCAGAATGAGGAAGGCGCTGTGTGGTTTTGCTAAGCTCTTTTTTAAAATTGAATGTAGACAAGCTTCATTAGAATGAGCATTTAAGAGTAAACATAATCTATTCAAGTCAATCAGACAAAGACAAAGCAACAAATGTGCATTCAAAAAAGGTTCAGAACCACTTGTACTGTTGATCTTGCAGGCCTATAGAAAAGCAATTTCCTAGTGATTCCTACCAGACAAGGCAACCATGTAAGTGTGACATTATGGTTCCACGCACAGACTCATTATACTCAAAGGCTCATCATACTTATCATACTCATGCACTGTAATGTTAAGAAAATACATGCAACACATAATGTTAATGCATCAATGACTGAGATGATTTGACcatgaataaacaaacattgAGATTGTTCTCAatttttgaaattgaaaaaatTCACTGTTTCTGTACAGTAAAATCTTATCTTAGTGCAGATGCAAAGACAGAGTATTAATGTTACCTCTGGCATAAAAAAGTTTACCTGGTGGCCTTTTGTGCAAAGTCAGTTAAATAATAGCGGACCTTTGAAAACAAAGTAACAGAAGATTTTAAGGTGTATGCTGGTTTGTTTTCAGAGTCACAGTAATTGTTCATGGGTActtcaaaaatatatttaattcaCTGAAATTCTTATATTTAGGTAACCAGTAATATGATCTAATTATATATTTCCATACAAATATAAGAATAAGAATATAAGAACCAGTACATTTTGTAAAagccaaaaaaacaacaaatcacACTTGTTGTCCATGAGTATAGACTTAAGCCATTTTCAACGTAGTTGAGTGACATAAGCTCTCCCATATCATGTGCACACAGATATGTTCTCACGTCCAGCCAAACACAACAAGAAACCATAAATTAATTTGGTTGACTGAAGCTGTAGAAGTGTGTTTAATTATgtcttaaaagtttttttttatttcttatgTAAATTGTTACATTGTGTGTCAAATTAAATGCATGCTTCTAACTCAACAAATCAATTAATTTTTTTGTTGGTAAAgcattgttatttttttgttattaattaGATACTCTTTATATCTGTTTGTCTGGGGAAACTATGAGAAACCCATGGAATGATGAAATCATATATCATTTCTCAACATGAATGTCTGCTTTTTTTGTCACAGCATTGACCAAAGCTGTTTTTTAGCATCTTCCCTGTTCATCATTTCTTACTTTCTGTTCAAAAGAAGGAAGTCAAGGCTGTCTTTAAAACTGTGTCTTCTGCCACAGCATTTTCCAAGGGTGCACAGTCTCGACAAACCTTGCTGTGACCATGGCGAGTGTGGGTATGGATAGTCAGCCTCAGTCCAGTCCAGAAACTGGGCTGGTGGTGGCTTCTGTTATCTTAAGTCTTTCTTTTCTGGTCGGCGCTCCTGGGAATCTGTTTGTGATCTGGATCATCCTGAAGCACATCAAGCAGCGCTCTCACACGGTCATTCTCATCCTCCATCTGGCCGTTGCGGATCTCATGGTGCTCATCACCCTGCCCCTGTGGATCTACTCCTTCGCCCACTCCTGGATCTTTGGGCTGGTCACATGTAAGGCCGTGGTCTATCTTGTCTATGCTTGCATGTACAGCAGTGTGTTTTTCATTACTATTATGAGTGTGGAGCGCTTTGTGGCTGTTCGTTACCCCTTTGCCTCAGCTGGCTGGAGAAGAAAACAAGCGCTTCATAAGCTACTGTTTGGTGTCTGGGTGGCGGCCCTTCTCTTCAGCATTCCGGTGATTCCCACGCAAGCGCTGGGTGAGCAAACAGGCCAACAGCTTTGTACATTTAGGGAGTACACTTCCGACACTGAAGAAATTATAAATGTGCTGCTGGAGACCATTGTGGGCTTCGTCGCTCCACTTACCGTTTTGGTGGTTTGTTATGGCTGTCTGTATAGCCGCATTGCGCAGATGAACTTCAAATCCAAGCGCAAGTCAACAGGTATCATTGCAGCGGTGGTTGTCACGTTTGTCATCTGTTGGACCCCTCATCACATTGGCAACATCCTCTCCCTGATTTACATTGGGATCCAAGAATCTTATGAAGAGGCAGCCGAACGTTTGGAGGAGGTTAGACAGACCATGATGTTTTTTGCGGCAGCCTTGGCATTTGTCAGCAGCACTATTAACCCAGTGCTGTATTTCTTTGCTGCGCGGTCATTTCGAAGTTCACTGCGCGACACGGGGATACAGAAGCTTTTCCGCCACATCTCCAGTACAGCTACTGGTGAGGGGAATAAAGACTTATGTTTCACATCCAAGAGGCAGAGCTCTCACACCCAGTCTTCACAGTGTTGTACAGAATCAAAAACTCAAATAGACCTCCCGGACATCTGTCACCAGGCCTCAACTTTATGAGATTTTACTGTTGTGCATTTGTACAAGTTTTTATTGAGAATTTATAACATTTATGCATAGGAAAGTATCATTTATGTGCTGTTATGGAACTGATTATAATGCATTTTAATGCAAATTTGGAAAATAATGTAttgtatttttgcattttttgtatttttactttttttttagcttactGTTTTGTATTTTTACAAACCAACATATAATGAATCCATAAGTCATAATAACTCATTACAAGAAAAACAGAAGTACACAGGTGTATAAATTACCTTAAACCTTCATATTCATATTATAAATCATCCTAAAATTATAAAATTTACATTTGAAATGTTAGGACTATTAAATCACCAAATGATACTGTATCAACAAATTAAGCACTTAAAATTGAGATCTTTTTGAATGTTCGTGATTTTGAATCTGACGATTTAGTCTTTTTTAGAATGGCATACGGTCCTTTTGAGTAATTTCAACAACAGGTTTAGTAGAAATAGTTGTGAGAACACTGAAGATTCAACCATGGTTGATACCATGAACAGCTGACACAGGGGTTTtaaatgtgcagtggtgcaaGCTTTTTATGCACGCTACTTGCGTGTTCTGTTCTGAAGTTCTGTGGATTTCACAACTACTgttgcgtgcacatgtgtgtgaaaaGAGGAAATGGCTCCTCCAGACGCACTGTTTTTGTTAAGAGTTGCTAAAACAAATGAGAGTTCATTAGGAATATTGTGTAATTTAAGCTaccttttatttttgtttttaataattttACAACATCCATGTGTTGTTACTATAGTATACTGTTATCCTGCAAGGTAAAAATGAGAAAGCCTTAAAACAAATGCATTAAATATTTTTCCTACTATGTTTTTCTCTTGTTTTCCTTGAATGTATATTTGCAAGTATGCATTTTCAATATATTTTTAGCATATACATAgtctgtcaacacacacacataaatcccaAAGAGACTTGAGAGTGCCCTGTCTGGCCACACTTGCTATCAATCTGCTCCAGCTAGGTTTCAGTTGATcatttgaagagagagagtgaaaaaacaaacagacatgagacagagacagagagagagacagagagagagagagagagagagagagagagaaagaggctcaAGAGTGCTCCGTCTGGCCATACATAAGTCCCGCCTGTATTAGTTTcacttaaagagagagaggtgacagCTAtaatacagagagacagagagagggagagagaaagagagagagggggaagagagagtgtgtgtgtgtgtaagagagaaagagtgagagagagagagagagagagagagagagagagagagagtgtgtcctgCCTGGCTGTTCATGTTAATTTTCACGAGAGAGAAAGGTAACAATATGAGTATTTCTCAGATACAAAGTCATATACTCTTTAATTTGGATTCATTCAAAGTTATTTGCAAATCCAAAATGTCATGTTAAGAAAGACAAAGACATCACATATAATGAAATATAAGTCTATGTGACATTGAAAACTATACTGACTCATGATTTTGTTTAGATAGAAGGGGTGGCTTGAGTGTATGGTTGATGAGCACATTATGACCTCAATCTACAAATGAATGTTAAGGAACACTACTGACCTTTCTGATCTCAATGATTTGATGATACCCAGCTTTTGGTTTCACTGCAGGGCAAATGGGCAAAAGTATTTTAGTTACTGATGTCAGTGAAGCAAAGTGCTGTAATCAAGCAGGTTGGTGGGACAATATGAGAGAAACTGTCATATTGtctaaaggtgtaggtttttgaacattctaagttccgcaacaattgaaggttctaaaattctatgttgaattcaatgaacccagatattcgttagaacgttcatttcccaacattcccgtcacaccggtgtgacggtactcctttaagggttaacaatCATGGATTTTTAGCAATTGTAT
The Alosa sapidissima isolate fAloSap1 chromosome 14, fAloSap1.pri, whole genome shotgun sequence DNA segment above includes these coding regions:
- the si:dkey-148a17.5 gene encoding leukotriene B4 receptor 1, whose translation is MNASGPSNLNSTALDEWSMASTSVACMILSLSFLVGAPGNLLVIWTILKHIKLRSHTVVLILHLAVADLLVLFTLPLWIYSLANSWVFGNATCKAITYIITACMYSSVFLISIMSIERYVAIHYPFKMRGWKGLDMLYKCLGVMWFVSFLLGIPVILIHYVDETDDGTLQCIFKNYTSVNQELFCLCLESSVGFVIPFSILAISYCQVATQLKQLHSATKQRSTVLISSVVVAFALLWLPHHILNVIDVIILSTENSDSTPDYRDNFVLIAGALAFISSSVNPVLYAFAARNFQGGLRGSGFVKLFLDIASNSLKAKENSKVQDCTAQTEV
- the si:dkey-148a17.6 gene encoding leukotriene B4 receptor 1, with product MASVGMDSQPQSSPETGLVVASVILSLSFLVGAPGNLFVIWIILKHIKQRSHTVILILHLAVADLMVLITLPLWIYSFAHSWIFGLVTCKAVVYLVYACMYSSVFFITIMSVERFVAVRYPFASAGWRRKQALHKLLFGVWVAALLFSIPVIPTQALGEQTGQQLCTFREYTSDTEEIINVLLETIVGFVAPLTVLVVCYGCLYSRIAQMNFKSKRKSTGIIAAVVVTFVICWTPHHIGNILSLIYIGIQESYEEAAERLEEVRQTMMFFAAALAFVSSTINPVLYFFAARSFRSSLRDTGIQKLFRHISSTATGEGNKDLCFTSKRQSSHTQSSQCCTESKTQIDLPDICHQASTL